Proteins encoded in a region of the Stieleria neptunia genome:
- the atpD gene encoding F0F1 ATP synthase subunit beta, which produces MSTATETRVVGKVTQVIGSTFDAEFPEGQMPEIYNALEVKSEHKGVSIDLVGEVQQHLGGGRVRAIALGSTDGMMRGMDVVDTGKPVSVPVGKETLGRVFNVLGEPIDKRGDVQAEDYWPIHRQAPPVNELSTNTELFETGIKVVDLLTPFVRGGKAGLFGGAGLGKTVILTELIARIASSHGGYSVFAGVGERTREGTDLWLEMQETEIGQTGRKVIEQTCMVFGQMNEPPGSRLRVALSALTMAEFFRDTTGADTLLFVDNIFRFSQAGSEVSALLGRMPSAVGYQPTLATEMGALQERITSTKKGAITSVQAVYVPADDPTDPAPATAFGQLDAFIYLERSISEKGIYPAIDPLASNSRILDPQYVGDRHYAIARRVQTTLQRYRELQDIIAILGVDELNEDDKTIVHRARRIERFLSQPFLVAEVFTGKAGEITPLEDTIRSFEEICDGKWDHLPEQAFMYVGSIEQAEAQAKKMEKK; this is translated from the coding sequence CCGAATTCCCCGAAGGCCAAATGCCGGAGATCTACAACGCTCTGGAAGTCAAGAGTGAGCACAAAGGGGTCTCGATCGACCTGGTTGGCGAAGTCCAGCAACACCTCGGCGGCGGACGCGTCCGCGCGATCGCGCTGGGCAGCACCGACGGCATGATGCGGGGCATGGACGTCGTCGACACCGGCAAACCGGTTTCGGTCCCCGTCGGCAAAGAAACACTCGGCCGCGTCTTCAACGTGCTCGGCGAGCCGATCGACAAACGCGGTGATGTCCAGGCCGAAGATTACTGGCCGATTCACCGTCAGGCACCGCCGGTCAATGAACTGTCCACGAACACCGAATTGTTCGAAACCGGGATCAAGGTCGTCGACCTGTTGACCCCCTTCGTCCGCGGCGGTAAAGCCGGTCTGTTCGGTGGTGCCGGGCTGGGCAAGACCGTGATTTTGACCGAGTTGATCGCCCGGATCGCCAGCAGCCACGGCGGTTATTCGGTCTTCGCCGGTGTCGGTGAACGGACCCGCGAAGGCACCGACCTGTGGTTGGAAATGCAAGAGACCGAAATCGGTCAGACCGGACGCAAGGTCATCGAGCAGACCTGCATGGTGTTCGGCCAGATGAACGAGCCGCCAGGATCCCGTCTTCGCGTCGCCCTGTCGGCGTTGACGATGGCGGAATTCTTCCGCGACACGACCGGAGCCGACACGCTGCTGTTCGTCGACAACATCTTCCGTTTCTCCCAAGCCGGTTCGGAAGTCTCCGCACTGCTCGGACGGATGCCTTCGGCGGTCGGTTACCAACCGACGCTGGCCACCGAAATGGGTGCCTTGCAAGAACGGATCACGTCGACCAAGAAGGGTGCGATCACGTCGGTCCAAGCGGTCTACGTTCCCGCGGATGACCCGACCGACCCCGCCCCGGCAACCGCGTTCGGCCAGTTGGACGCGTTCATCTATCTGGAACGATCGATTTCGGAAAAAGGGATTTATCCCGCGATCGACCCGTTGGCGTCGAACTCACGAATTCTGGATCCGCAATACGTCGGTGATCGCCACTACGCAATCGCACGTCGTGTTCAAACCACGCTGCAACGCTATCGCGAACTTCAAGACATCATCGCGATTTTGGGCGTCGACGAATTGAACGAAGACGACAAGACCATCGTGCACCGTGCACGCCGAATCGAACGATTCCTGTCCCAACCCTTCCTGGTCGCCGAAGTCTTTACCGGAAAGGCCGGTGAGATCACTCCGCTGGAAGACACGATCCGCAGCTTCGAAGAAATCTGTGACGGCAAGTGGGATCACCTGCCCGAACAAGCCTTCATGTACGTCGGGTCGATCGAACAGGCCGAGGCGCAAGCCAAGAAGATGGAGAAGAAATAA